A stretch of DNA from Sphingomonas sp. SORGH_AS_0879:
GCGTGAAATTGTGTGGCGGCTGCTCGGTGGGACGCTCGGACCGGCGCTGCGCCAGATGGGCCTTGTCGACACCCATGCCGCACGGATCGGGCGCGCGACGGCGTTCATCCGAGACCATTATGCCGAGACGTTGCGGGTGGCGGACCTCGCCGCGCTGGCGGGTATGAGCGTCCCCGGCTTCCATCGCCACTTCAAGGCGGTGACCACGATGACCCCGGTGCAGTTCCAGAAGCAGGTGCGGTTGCAGGAGGCGCGCCGCCGCCTGGTTGCCGCCCAGGAGGTCGCGCGGGTCGGCTTCGCGATCGGCTATGAAAGCCTGTCACAGTTCAGCCGCGACTATCGCCGCCTTTTTGGTGCGCCACCCGGCCGCGATGCGGCGGCCCTTCGCGCGCAATTGGTGCCGGAGCCGACTTTGCCCTAATACTTGACTCGGTCAACAAACATGGTCCAGCATGGTGATCATGGAAGATGCAGACATCGCCGCCATCCGTCGCTTCAACCGCTTCTATACCCAGACGATCGGCGCGCTCGACGCGCATTTCCTGGGCACCGAGGCGAGCCTGCCCGAAGCGCGGCTGTTGTTCGAGATCGCCACGCGCGAGCCGGTGACCGCAACCGTGTTGCAGGACGCCCTCGGCATGGATGCGGGCTATCTCAGCCGCCTGGTCGCGCGTTTCGAGAAACGCGGCTGGATCGTGCGCGAGCGGCGCGAGGACGACGCCCGCGCCCGGGACCTGCGGCTGACCGAGGCGGGGCAGGCGGCCTTCGCGGTCGTCGACCAGCGGCAAAGCAGCGCGGTCGGCGACCTGCTCGGCACCGTGGAAGGTCAGGCGCGGCGCGATCTGATCGAGGCGTTGACGCGCGCTCGGCTGCTGCTCGACCCATTATCGGGCGGACCGTTCGTCATCCGCCCTTTCCGCACCGGCGAACCCGCACTGATCGCCGCCCGCCAGTCGGTGCTCTATGCCGAGAGCCATGGCTGGGGCCGCGAACTGGAGACGATCGAGAGCGAGGTGACGGCGGCCTTCCTGCGTGACTTCGATCCGGCGCGCGAGCAATGCTGGATCGCCGAGATCGACGGCGTGATGGCGGGCGCGGTGTTCGTCACCGACGAAGGGGAGGGGATCGCACGGCTCCGCCTGCTCCATGTCGAGCCCTTTGCCCGCCGTCGGGGTATCGGCGATGCGCTGGTCGGCGCTTGCGTCGGCTTCGCGCGGGACACCGGCTACCGCACCCTGGTGCTGTGGACGCACACGGTGTTGGAGTCCGCTCGCCGCATCTATGCCGCGCACGGCTTCGTGTGTGTCGAGACGGCGATGCACGAAAGGTTCGGCGTTCCGCTTCAGGGGGAAACGTGGCGACTGGAACTGACGGCATGAGCAGTGGCCTGACCATCCGCCTAGCGACCGAAGCCGACCTAGGGGCGCTCCGCCAATTGATGACGCTGTCGATTGATCGCGGGCAGGCAGCGGTGCTCACCCCCAGGCAGATCGTGGCCAGCAGGGCGGTGATGGGCCTCGACACCCAACTGGTGCGCGACGGCACTTATTTCGTCGTCGAGGACCATGGCGTACCGGTCGGCTGTGGCGGCTGGAGCCGGAGGGCGACGCTTTATGGCGGCGACCATAGCACCGACCTGCGCGACCCGGCGCTTCTCGATCCGGCGAAGGACGCGGCGCGCATCCGGGCCATGTATACGCATCCGGATCACGTCCGGCGCGGGATCGGTCGGATGATCCTTCACGCTTGCGAAAAGGCCGCGCAGGGCGAAGGCTTCGCCGCCGTCGAACTGATGGGAACGGCCGGCGGCGTGCTGCTCTATACGGCCTGCGGTTACGAGCCGGTCGAACGCGCTGATACGGAGGTCGACGGGGTGGTCGTGCCGCTGACCCGCATGCGCAAGCGGCTGCGTGATATGGCCTAGCGGGCCGGCGGCGAAAATTCCGGATGAGCACGTCGCACTGGCCATCGCTGTCTCGTCGTGGCGTCGGAACCCAGGGAGACCGACCATGACACCTGTGTCGCGAACCGGCACGCTCTGGTGCCCGAAGCGATCAAGGCTATGATGGCGCTGGAGCAGAGCTTCATGACGAGTGGGCTCGATCACGATCTGCTGGCACTGGTGAAGTACCGCGTGTCGCAGATCAACGACTGTGCCTTCTGCCTGCGCATGCACTCGACCGATCTGCGCCGTCATGGCGAAAGCGAGCTGCGGCTGCACATGCTGAGCGCATGGCGGGATTCGACGATCTATTCGGATCGCGAGCGGGCGGCGCTTGGCTGGGCGGAGGCGTTGACGCGCTTGCCCTGTCGGACCTGCTGGCGGCGGTCGTGTGATGGGGGGCCACAATATCGTTCGGGGTCTGGCAAAGGCGCGACGGCCGTTCGCAGGGCTACGTCGCAAGTATCCCAACGCGCCAGTAGAAGTGATCCGCTTCGCGACGATCGACGGGCTGCCCGGCTATGTCAGCCGTGGGGGCGGCGACGGATCGCGGCGATCTATATCGTCCGCAATCCAGACAAACTGGCCCACGTCGCGGCGGCTTTTCAGGCCGGCCGAGCTGCCGCACGGGGCTGACGCCGGAGCGCCAGCAGCATCACGAGTGCTGCCGCCGCCATCGCCGCACCGGCCAGCGACACGACCGGCAGTCCCATTCCGGCACCGATCACACCTCCGCCTAGGGCCGCCCCAAAGGCGTTGCCAAGGTTAAACGCGCCGATATTCATCGCGGAGGCGAGGTTCGGCGCGTCGAAAGCCGCGTCCATCACCCGCATCTGCAACGGCGGCACGATCGCGAAGCTGGCGATGCCCCAGATCAGGATGGCTACGGCGACGGCCCATGGCCATTGCATCAGCACGGTGAAGGCGAGCAGCGTCAGCGCCATGATCGCCAGCATGGTCAACAGCGCCCGATCGACCGAACGGTCGGCCAGCCGCCCGCCGATGCCATTGCCGATCGTCGCGCCGATCCCGAACAGCATTAGCATCGCGGTAACATAGCCGGTCGAGCCATGCGTCACATCCCGCAGGATCGGGACGATATAGGTGAACACGGTGAAGACACCGCCAAAGCCGATCGTGGTCAGGGCCAGCGCCATGACCACCGGCCCGCGCGTCAGCACGCGCAGTTCAGCGCGCATGTCGCCGCCTTCGGCGCGGGGCAGCGGCGGCAGGGCAAGACGGAGCGACAGCATAGCGATCGCGCCAACGCCCGCGATCCCCGCGAACACGGTGCGCCAGCTAACTGCCTCGCTGACCCAGGTCGCCGCCGGCACGCCGCCGATCGTGGCGACGGTCAACCCGGTGAACATCGCCGCCACCGCGCCCGCACGCTTGTCCGGCGGTACCAGGCTGGCGGCCACCACCGATCCGACGCCGAAGAAGGCGCCATGGTTGAACGAAGTGACGATCCGCGCCGCCATCAACATCCAGTACCCGCCCGCCACCGCCGACAGCGCGTTGCCGAGCGTGAAGATGCCCATCAGCGCGATCAGGAGCGTCCGCCGGTCGATCCGCCCGGTGGTGAGCGTCATCAACGGCGCGCCGATCAGCACGCCCATCGCATAGGCGCTGACCAGCAGCCCGGCGGCGGGGATCGACACCTGCAGGTCTGCCGCCATCACCGGCAACATGCCCATCGGCGCGAACTCGGTGACGCCGATGCCGAAGGCACCGACCGCCAGCGCGAGTAATCCGAGGTTGAACTTCATGATCCTGGCTCCCTCAAACCATCGGCGGCGCTAGGCGGGCGAAGCCCTCCTGTTGCCGGTATGGGGTATGTGGATAGGGCGGCAGCACGTCGCTTGCCGCGTCGAGCGCGGCCACCTGCTTGGGCGACAGCGCCCAGCCGACCGCGCCGAGATTGTCGCGCAGCTGCGCCTCGTCCCGCGCACCGATGATGACCGACGATACGGTCGGACGTCGCAGCAGCCAGTTGATCGCGACCTGCGGCACCGTTTTGCCCACCTCGGCCGCCACCGCTTCCAGCGCATCGACGACGCGGTACAGATGCTCTTCCTCGACCGGCGGCGCGAACTGTGCGGTTTCGTGGAGGCGGCTGCCTGCCGGGATCGGCCGTCCCCGCCCGATCTTGCCGGTCAGCCGGCCCCAGCCGAGCGGGCTCCAGACTAGCGCACCGACACCCTGGTCCGCCGCTAGCGGCATGAGATCCCATTCATACGCACGGCCGATCAACGAGTAATAGACCTGATGCGCGACGAGACGCGGCCAGCCATGGCGATCGGCTAAGCCTTGTGCCTTCATGATCTGCCAGCCGGGATAGTTGGAGACGCCGGCATAACGCACCTTGCCGTCGGCGATCAGCCGGTCGAGCGTGCTCATCACCTCCTCGGTGGGCGTTGACGCGTCGAAGGCGTGAAGCTGGAGCAGGTCGATCCGGTCCGTACCGAGCCGCCGCAATGCCGCCTCGGCCGCGCCGATCAGCCGTGCCCGAGACGCGCCCCAGTCCTGCGGGCCGTCACCCATCGGTAAGCCGGTCTTGGTCGAAATGAGGACGGCGTCGCGACGTCCCTTGATCGCTTCGCCCAGCACCTGTTCCGACGCGCCATCCGAATAGACGTCGGCAGTGTCGAACAGCGTCACGCCGGCGTCGAGGCAGATATCGACCAGCCGCCGCGCCTCGGCGGCGTCGCTTGTGCCCCAGGCGCTGAACAGCGGGCCCTTGCCGCCGAACGTCCCCGCGCCGAACGACAGGGCCGGAACGCGCAGGCCGGACGATCCCAATTGCCGATATTCCATGACACCTCCTTTGCGAATGTCATTCGTCAGGCGCATAGATGGACGGTGAAGCAGCGCCGCGGAACCGCCCGCGGGTGCAAAGGATCTATGCTTTGGACGCAAAGATAACCGGCAACGACGATCGCGCCCGGTCGCTCGCCTTGTTCGCGAGCGTGGTGGAGGAAGGCAGCTTCTCCGCCGCCGGTCGCACGCTCGGGCTGACGCCGTCGGCGGTGGCGCGGGCGATCGACCGGATTGAGGCGCGGCTCGGCGTGCGACTGCTGCTCCGCTCCACCCGCGCGCTGACGCTCACCGCCGAGGGACAAGCCTATCTGCTCGCAGCCCGCCGCATTCTCGCCGATCTCGATGATGCCGAGCAGCAGATCGCCGACCAGGGCGCGCCGCGCGGACGGCTTCGGATCAGTGCGGCGCTGGCGCACGGCCGGTTGTGCGTCGTGCCGCTGCTCGGCGACTTCGCGCGCGCCTATCCGCATATCCTGATCGACGTGGCGCTGACCGACACGCTGGTCGATGTGGCCGGCGGGCAGGCCGATGTCGCCGTCCGGTTCGGCCCGCTCGCGGACAGCGGGCTCACCGCGCGCAAATTGTCCGAAGGCGGACGGGTGATTGTCGCCTCACCGGACTATCTCGCCCGGGCAGGTACGCCCCGGGTCCCAGAGGATCTGCACGCTCATAACTGCCTCAACTTCAACTTCCGCCGCGCCGAGCCGACTTGGCCGTTCCGCCGCGACGGCCGGGATTTCGCGCTGTCCGTTGAAGGCGGCATCGTCGCCAACAATGGCGAGACGCTGGGTCATCTCGCCGCTGCCGGGGTTGGCATCACCCGGGTCGGCCGCTTCAGCGTCGCGGCTGAGATCGCGGACGGGCGGCTCGTGCCGCTGCTCGAGGACTATAATCCGGGCGATGTCGAGCTGATCCACGCGGTCTTCGTCGGTGGCTCGGCCACGCCTGCACGGGTGCGGGTGTTCGTCGACTTTCTGGTCGAGCGCTTAGCCAGCCGGTTCGAGTAGCGGGCGCGACACGGTCTTTTCCAGAAAGGCGTACAGCCGGTCATCGCCGCTCATCGCGACGTTGAAGCGCATGTGATCGCGCCACCCGCCGCTGGTGCTGAACACCGGGCCCGGCGCCAGGACGATCCCTGCATCGATCGCCCGCCGGGCAAGCTCGACGGCATCGACGCCGTCCGGCAGTCGCGCCCACAGGAAGATGCCCGCCGCCGGGTCGGTCCATGGCTCGATTCCGATGGCCCGCAGGCGTTTCGCTACACGGGCTGTCGCTCGGGCCAGCCGGGTACGAACGCCGTCAACGTGACGCCGGTAACTCCCATCGGTCAGCACCGCGTGCAGCAGGTTGGCGGCGAGCGGACTGCCCGCCATCGACGTCGCGATGCGTAGGTCGGCCAACCCTTCGATCCAGTCGGGTCGGGCCGCGATATGGCCGCAGCGCACCGCCGCCGACAGCGATTTGGAGAAGCTGCCTATACGGATCGTCCGGTCGAGCCCGTCGAACGCCGCCAGCCGTGGCGACGGCGTGTGCTCGAAGTCGGCGAAGATATCGTCCTCGACAACGACCATGTCATGCGCCTCGGCGATCTTGAGCAGTCGGTGCGCGGTGGCGGCCGCGAGCGACGCTCCGGTCGGGTTATGGACGCCTGAGTTGGTCAGGTAGAAGCGCGGCCGATGCGTCGCGGCGGCCTCGGTGAAGGCGGTGACGTCCGGCCCGGTCGGCGTCATCGGTACGCCCACCACCGTTGCCCGGTGCGCCCGCAACAACGCCAGAAAGTTGAAATAGCACGGGTCGTCAACCAGCACGGTATCGCCCGGCTGAAGCAGGAAGCGGCACACCAGATCGAGCGCATGGGTGCCGCTGTCGGTCAGCAGGATCTGGTCGGGGCCGGCTTCGATCCCCTGATCCGCCATCCGCCTCGCCAACAACGCCCGGAGCGGGGGCGAGCCCAAGGGGGATGCATAGCCCGCCAGCGTGCCGTTCTCGTCGGATCGCGCTGCCCGGCGCATCGCCTTGCGCAGCGCGTCGCCCGCCAGCCAGTCATCGGGCAGCCAGCCGCATCCCGGCATCATTTCGTGCCGTCGTTCGCCGAGCGACTGACGCAGCATCCAGAGCGGGTCGACCTCGCGCTCCTTCGTGCTGACCAGCCGATCCAATGCCAGCGGGGCCAAGGGCGCGGCGACATAAAAGCCCGATCCCGGTCGCGACCGGATCACCCCCTCAGCGGCGAGGCGATCATAGGCCTCGACCACCGTCGAGCGCGCGACGCCGCTCGTCTCGGCCATGGCGCGGATCGACGGCAGCCGGGCGCCCGGCGTCAGCGTGCGGGCGTCGATCCGGTCACGGATCGCACGGACCACCATGCCGGTGCGGGTTTCGTCGGGCGCGCTCGCCATCGTACTGCCAATCCCACCAATACAGTTCGGCATGATCGTACCGATGTGTATCTGTCGGCGCCAGTCGCTCCGCGATAGGACCAGCCATCATCAACAGGAGATGACCGTGACCCGCCCCTTTCGCCTCGTCGACGTATTCGGCACCGATCCGCTGACCGGCAATCCCTTGGCCGTTATCGCCGATGCCGATGGCCTGACGACGGACGAGATGCAGGCGATCGCAAGCTGGTTGAACTTTTCGGAGACGACCTTCCTGCTGCCGCCGACCGATCCATCGGCCGACTATCGCGTGCGGATCTTCACCATGGCGCACGAACTGCCGTTCGCCGGGCACCCGACCTTGGGCAGCGCGCATGCGTGGGCGGAAGCGGGCGGGCAGCCGAAGCAGGACGGCGTGATCGTGCAGGAATGCGGCGTGGGACTGGTGACGATCCGGCGCGATGGCGATCAGCTTGCTTTTGCCGCCCCACCGCTGCTGCGCGGCGGCACGCCAACCAAGGCGGAGATCGCACAGGTCGCCGATCTGCTGCGGATCGACCGCGCGGCGATCGTCGATGCTGCCTGGGCCGACAATGGCCCCGGCTGGATCGCGGTCATGCTGGCGTCGGCCGAGGCGGTGCTGGCGGTCGAGCCGGCGCGGTACCACCCCGAGCATATCGACATCGGCATCGTCGGACCACATGCACCCGGCAGCGAGGTCGCGTTCGAACTGCGTGCGCTCTTCACCGACGCGCATGGCGGGCTGATCGAGGACCCGGTGACCGGCAGCCTCAACGCGTCCGTCGGCCAGTGGCTGTTCGCCAGCGGCCGGGCCAGCGGCAGCTATGTCGCTGCACAGGGCACGCGCCTCGGGCGGAGCGGGCGTATCCATGTCTCGCAGGATGAAACCGGCCAGGTTTGGGTCGCCGGTGCGACGCGGACGCTGTTCTCCGGACGGACGCAAGGGTGATGCAGGTCGCGGTCCTGACCTTCGACGGCTTCAACGAACTGGATTCGTTCGTGGCTGCCGCGATCATCAACCGGCTGCGCCCGCATGGCTGGGCCGCGCACATCACGGCGCCGACCGAGACGGTGACGTCGATGAACGGCGTCGTGGTCCATCGCCAACGGCCGCTCGCATTTCTCGAGGAGGCGGATGCGGTGCTGATCGGCAGTGGTGTCCGCACGCGGGAGATCGCCAACGATCCGGCGATGCTCGCCCGGCTTCGCCTTGATCCGGCGCGGCAGTTGATCGCGGCGCAATGTTCGGGAACGCTGTTGTTGGCCAGGCTCGGCCTGATCGGTGATTTGCCCGCGTGCACCGACCTCACCACCAAGCCATGGGTGGTGGAGGCCGGTGTCACGGTCATCGACGCACCGTTCGCCGCTCATGGCAATGTCGCGACGGCGGGCGGTTGTCTTGCCGCGCCCTATCTCGCCGCATGGCTGATCGCGCGCGGAGGCGCGCCCGAACTGGCGCGCGAGGCACTTCGTTACGTTGCACCGGTCGGCGAGAAGGGGCGCTTCGTCGACCATGCCATGGCGATCGTCGCGGGCGATTTGGCGTTCGCCTAACCCGCCCGCGCGCGTAGCTCGTAGGGACCCGCGTCGAGATTACGCCTGCGGGCTGTCCCAGCCTTCCAAGACGATCTTGCCCCTCGTGGTGGCGCTCTCGATGCGGCGGTGCGCCTCGATCAGGTTGGCGGCATTGATCGGCGAGAGCGTGTCGGTCGCCGTAGTGCGAATGCGCCCCTCGTCCACCAGTTCGGCGACCGCGTCCAGCAATCGCCCCTGCTCGTCGACGTCCGGCGTGTCGAAGAGCGACCGGGTGAACATCAATTCCCAATGGACCGACACCGCCTTGCGCTTGAAGGCGACGATGTCGAGGCTGGCGGGATCGTCGATCAGCGCAAAATGCCCCTGCGGCGCGATCAGCTCGGCGATGTCGGCCAGATGGCGATCGGTATGGGTGGTCGAGAAGACGAAGGCGGGCGCGCCGATCTCCAGCGCGGCGATCTGCGGTGCCATCGGCCGGGAATGATCGATGACATGATGTGCGCCGAGGTCGCGCACCCAGCCTTCCGTCTCGGCGCGCGAGGCGGTGGCGATCACGGTCAGGTCGGTGCGGGCCCGCGCGATCTGGATCGCCGCGGAACCGACGCCGCCCGCGCCGCCGATGATCAGGATGGCACGGGCGCCGCCGGCCGGCTGGTTGTCGACCTTCAATCGGTCGAACAGGGTTTCCCACGCCGTGATGGCCGTCAGCGGCAACGCCGCCGCCTCCGCGAAGCCGATGCTGCGGGGGCGATGGCCAACGATCCGCTCGTCGACCAGCTGATATTCCGCATTGCTGCCGTCGCGCATCAGGTCGCCCGCATAGAAGACCTCGTCACCCACCTTGAAGCGGGTGGCCTCCGGGCCGACCGCCCCGACCACGCCCGCCGCATCCCAGCCGAGAATGCGCTCGTCACGTCCGTCGAATGGCGCGGCGCCAGTGCGAACCTTCGCGTCGACGGGGTTCACCGAGACGGCCCGAACTGCGACCAGAATGTCACGCCCGGTCGGAACGGGTCGTGGCAGTTCGACCTCGACAAGGGCTTCGTCCCGGTCAATCGGGCCGGGCTGGCGATAGGCTATGGCGCGCATGGGTCTTGCTCCTTTTACTGACGCACGCGAGATAGGGACGGTGTCAGCTTATGCCGTAGGCACAAAAAACGCTCATAGTGTCAAAAAGGATACCGCCCTGATGGCGAAAGCCCGTCACTCCCGCCTCGATTGTACCCCGGGTTGCGCCGTCGAGGCGGCGGTGAGCCTGATCGACGGCAAGTGGAAGGCGGTGATCCTCTACCATCTACAGGACGGACGCACGCGCTTCAACGAACTGCGCCGCCGCGCTGGTGATGTGACGCCGCGCATGCTGACCAATCAGCTGCGCGAGTTGGAAGCCGATGGCCTGATCGAGCGCGAGGTCTTCGCTCAGGTGCCGCCGCGCGTCGAATACAGCCTGTCCGATCGCGGCCGATCTCTGTCGCCGATCATCGCGGCGCTGAAGGACTGGGGCGACGCGAACATGGATCTCTTTGCACGGCGGTAATCATTCGGCCGATGCGCTGACTGACTTTGCTGACACCGCGTGAACTTCCCCCAACGCGGTGAGCGTCTTGTTCGACCGGGAAGGGCGACCCGATCCTACCCTCGCGTCCCCGCGATATAGCGCGAGACATTGTCGGCCAGGACGTTCAACGGCACATTGCCCCCGTCCACCACGGCCTGGTCGAAATCACGCAGGTCGTAGCGGGGGCCGAGCGCCGCCTTGGCACGGGCGCGTTGGGCCACGATCTCGGCGCGGCCGACCTCATAGCCACAGGCCTGACCCGGCCACGCGCAATAGCGGTCCACCTCGCTCACCGCATTGCTGCGGGGCAGGCCGGTGGCGGCGATGAACTCGGTCAGCGCCTGGTCGCGCGACCAGCCGATGGCGTGGATGCCGGTATCGACGATCAGCCGCACCGCCCGCCAGGCCAGCCCCATCAGATACCCCAACCGCCCGGCCGGATCGTCGGCATACATGCCCAGTTCATCCGCGAGTTGCTCGGCATAGAGCGCCCAGCCCTCCGAATAGGCGTTGAAAGCCAGAATCGAGCGGATGAGCGGCAAGGCCTGCGCATATTCGCCTTGCCAGACATGGCCCGGAATCCCTTCGTGATAGACCAGGTCGGGGATGGTCACACGGTTGTGGATGGTCGGGTCCCCCAGATTGACCCAGACCTTGCCCGGCTCTCGCCCGTCGATCGTGCCGGGTCCGCCATAGGCCGCCGGAGCCCCCGCTTCCTGGGCGAGCGGCATGCGACGGATATCCAGATGCCCGCGCGCCAGGCGGCGGAACGCATCGGGCAGGCGGGGCCGGATCGCGTCGATCCGCGCCTGCATATAGGCGACGATTTGCTTACGCCCCTCGTCATTGTCGGGAAAGCCGATGCCCGGCCGACGCTGATAGGCAATGGCCCGCTCGGCGACGCTGCCCTGGGTCAGGCCTTCCTTGCGCAGGATCGCGTCCATTTGCGCCTGAAGATCGGCCAGGCGCGCGCGACCCATCTGGTGGAGCTCGGTCGGACTGCGGCGGATGGTCGTGCTCGCACGCAAGCCCCAGTCGTACCATTCGGGACCATGGGGGCGGCTGCCCATTCCTGCGGCATCGGTCGCGACCGCGCGCTGGGCGCGCAACTCGGCCAGCTGTCGCTCCAGCGCGGGCAGGATGCCCGAGCGCACGATCCGCATCGCGCGAGCCGTCCAGTCGCCGGGGATCGCCCGTGTCTTGCGCGCCAGAGGCCCCACCAGCGGGCCATCGGCATTCGCCGCCTCGGCGATGGTGCGGGTCATGCCGGTGATCGTCTTGTCGAGCAGGAAGGCGGGCGGAACCAGCCCCTGTTCGCGCGCCTGGCGGATACGCACCGTCTCGCCGTCCAATTGCGCTGCCATGGCGGCCAGGCGGGCGAGATAGGCCTCGGCATCGGCGGCATTGCGCACAGGCTGGTCGCCGTCCAGCATCTGCGGCACGTCGAGCCACGCGCCGACATTCTGGATGACGCCATAGGGCGTGTTGCGCCAGTCGCCGATGGTCGCAACGCCGTAAGGCAGGGCCATGCCGTCAAGCGCGGTCCGGAAGGCGGTTTCGACCACGGCGATGCTGGTCGCGGTGGAGGAGTCCAGCCCCGTACGGGGCAATCGCGCCAGTTCCCTCAGGCTTTGGGTCAGGAAACGCTGGCGTGCGGCCACCCCGGCGGGTGAGCGATCCTCCAATCGCCGCCGGAGATCGGCCTGCGCGCCCTCGTCCACCCCCAGCGACGTCGCCCGCTCCGGGATCAATGGCAGTAGGCCCTGCGCGATCCGGTCGAGCAGCGCGGTGGCATTCGTGGGCGGCACCGCCCCATGCAGGGCGGTCGCGGCGGTCAAGGCGGCGGCGCCGGCCAGGGTGTCGCGGCGCGAAAAAAGCTGGGTCATGCGATAGTGATGACCAGCCGCCCCGCTCGCGTCAAATGCTCGTGACCGCTCAGGCATTCTTCTCCATGCTCGGTGGCCTGTTGTACCCGCTCAGGGCTGACGACGGCTTCCCATGGCGAGCAGCGCGAAGCACAGCAGGCTTGCGCCATGCAGCAGATAATGGACCGGGCGCGCGGTGCCCGA
This window harbors:
- a CDS encoding zinc-binding alcohol dehydrogenase family protein yields the protein MRAIAYRQPGPIDRDEALVEVELPRPVPTGRDILVAVRAVSVNPVDAKVRTGAAPFDGRDERILGWDAAGVVGAVGPEATRFKVGDEVFYAGDLMRDGSNAEYQLVDERIVGHRPRSIGFAEAAALPLTAITAWETLFDRLKVDNQPAGGARAILIIGGAGGVGSAAIQIARARTDLTVIATASRAETEGWVRDLGAHHVIDHSRPMAPQIAALEIGAPAFVFSTTHTDRHLADIAELIAPQGHFALIDDPASLDIVAFKRKAVSVHWELMFTRSLFDTPDVDEQGRLLDAVAELVDEGRIRTTATDTLSPINAANLIEAHRRIESATTRGKIVLEGWDSPQA
- a CDS encoding PLP-dependent aminotransferase family protein, whose product is MASAPDETRTGMVVRAIRDRIDARTLTPGARLPSIRAMAETSGVARSTVVEAYDRLAAEGVIRSRPGSGFYVAAPLAPLALDRLVSTKEREVDPLWMLRQSLGERRHEMMPGCGWLPDDWLAGDALRKAMRRAARSDENGTLAGYASPLGSPPLRALLARRMADQGIEAGPDQILLTDSGTHALDLVCRFLLQPGDTVLVDDPCYFNFLALLRAHRATVVGVPMTPTGPDVTAFTEAAATHRPRFYLTNSGVHNPTGASLAAATAHRLLKIAEAHDMVVVEDDIFADFEHTPSPRLAAFDGLDRTIRIGSFSKSLSAAVRCGHIAARPDWIEGLADLRIATSMAGSPLAANLLHAVLTDGSYRRHVDGVRTRLARATARVAKRLRAIGIEPWTDPAAGIFLWARLPDGVDAVELARRAIDAGIVLAPGPVFSTSGGWRDHMRFNVAMSGDDRLYAFLEKTVSRPLLEPAG
- a CDS encoding PhzF family phenazine biosynthesis protein, which codes for MTRPFRLVDVFGTDPLTGNPLAVIADADGLTTDEMQAIASWLNFSETTFLLPPTDPSADYRVRIFTMAHELPFAGHPTLGSAHAWAEAGGQPKQDGVIVQECGVGLVTIRRDGDQLAFAAPPLLRGGTPTKAEIAQVADLLRIDRAAIVDAAWADNGPGWIAVMLASAEAVLAVEPARYHPEHIDIGIVGPHAPGSEVAFELRALFTDAHGGLIEDPVTGSLNASVGQWLFASGRASGSYVAAQGTRLGRSGRIHVSQDETGQVWVAGATRTLFSGRTQG
- a CDS encoding aldo/keto reductase, producing the protein MEYRQLGSSGLRVPALSFGAGTFGGKGPLFSAWGTSDAAEARRLVDICLDAGVTLFDTADVYSDGASEQVLGEAIKGRRDAVLISTKTGLPMGDGPQDWGASRARLIGAAEAALRRLGTDRIDLLQLHAFDASTPTEEVMSTLDRLIADGKVRYAGVSNYPGWQIMKAQGLADRHGWPRLVAHQVYYSLIGRAYEWDLMPLAADQGVGALVWSPLGWGRLTGKIGRGRPIPAGSRLHETAQFAPPVEEEHLYRVVDALEAVAAEVGKTVPQVAINWLLRRPTVSSVIIGARDEAQLRDNLGAVGWALSPKQVAALDAASDVLPPYPHTPYRQQEGFARLAPPMV
- a CDS encoding carboxymuconolactone decarboxylase family protein, coding for MPEAIKAMMALEQSFMTSGLDHDLLALVKYRVSQINDCAFCLRMHSTDLRRHGESELRLHMLSAWRDSTIYSDRERAALGWAEALTRLPCRTCWRRSCDGGPQYRSGSGKGATAVRRATSQVSQRASRSDPLRDDRRAARLCQPWGRRRIAAIYIVRNPDKLAHVAAAFQAGRAAARG
- a CDS encoding LysR family transcriptional regulator, whose amino-acid sequence is MDAKITGNDDRARSLALFASVVEEGSFSAAGRTLGLTPSAVARAIDRIEARLGVRLLLRSTRALTLTAEGQAYLLAARRILADLDDAEQQIADQGAPRGRLRISAALAHGRLCVVPLLGDFARAYPHILIDVALTDTLVDVAGGQADVAVRFGPLADSGLTARKLSEGGRVIVASPDYLARAGTPRVPEDLHAHNCLNFNFRRAEPTWPFRRDGRDFALSVEGGIVANNGETLGHLAAAGVGITRVGRFSVAAEIADGRLVPLLEDYNPGDVELIHAVFVGGSATPARVRVFVDFLVERLASRFE
- a CDS encoding helix-turn-helix domain-containing GNAT family N-acetyltransferase, which translates into the protein MEDADIAAIRRFNRFYTQTIGALDAHFLGTEASLPEARLLFEIATREPVTATVLQDALGMDAGYLSRLVARFEKRGWIVRERREDDARARDLRLTEAGQAAFAVVDQRQSSAVGDLLGTVEGQARRDLIEALTRARLLLDPLSGGPFVIRPFRTGEPALIAARQSVLYAESHGWGRELETIESEVTAAFLRDFDPAREQCWIAEIDGVMAGAVFVTDEGEGIARLRLLHVEPFARRRGIGDALVGACVGFARDTGYRTLVLWTHTVLESARRIYAAHGFVCVETAMHERFGVPLQGETWRLELTA
- a CDS encoding DJ-1/PfpI family protein translates to MQVAVLTFDGFNELDSFVAAAIINRLRPHGWAAHITAPTETVTSMNGVVVHRQRPLAFLEEADAVLIGSGVRTREIANDPAMLARLRLDPARQLIAAQCSGTLLLARLGLIGDLPACTDLTTKPWVVEAGVTVIDAPFAAHGNVATAGGCLAAPYLAAWLIARGGAPELAREALRYVAPVGEKGRFVDHAMAIVAGDLAFA
- a CDS encoding GNAT family N-acetyltransferase; the protein is MSSGLTIRLATEADLGALRQLMTLSIDRGQAAVLTPRQIVASRAVMGLDTQLVRDGTYFVVEDHGVPVGCGGWSRRATLYGGDHSTDLRDPALLDPAKDAARIRAMYTHPDHVRRGIGRMILHACEKAAQGEGFAAVELMGTAGGVLLYTACGYEPVERADTEVDGVVVPLTRMRKRLRDMA
- a CDS encoding MFS transporter — translated: MKFNLGLLALAVGAFGIGVTEFAPMGMLPVMAADLQVSIPAAGLLVSAYAMGVLIGAPLMTLTTGRIDRRTLLIALMGIFTLGNALSAVAGGYWMLMAARIVTSFNHGAFFGVGSVVAASLVPPDKRAGAVAAMFTGLTVATIGGVPAATWVSEAVSWRTVFAGIAGVGAIAMLSLRLALPPLPRAEGGDMRAELRVLTRGPVVMALALTTIGFGGVFTVFTYIVPILRDVTHGSTGYVTAMLMLFGIGATIGNGIGGRLADRSVDRALLTMLAIMALTLLAFTVLMQWPWAVAVAILIWGIASFAIVPPLQMRVMDAAFDAPNLASAMNIGAFNLGNAFGAALGGGVIGAGMGLPVVSLAGAAMAAAALVMLLALRRQPRAAARPA